Proteins found in one Streptomyces sp. NBC_00461 genomic segment:
- a CDS encoding sugar ABC transporter permease, which translates to MSDTSKVSKTQTVVTDDPTAASIATVDPRLLVREEGFKGYWTEFTRKVKGGELGSLPVVVGLIVIWTIFQLQNDRFLSADNLSNISYYMSATGMLAIGLVFVLLLGEIDLSVGSVSGLGSTLFAVFVVSHGMNPWLSLVLAVLTGIGIGALQGWFFAKIGVPAFVVTLAGFLGWNGLMLWLLGSSGTINIPSDSGPVHLLGQSSFFMDQAIIGAYLLAALGVVLMLVGNFSEQRRRKAAGVPFRPTAEILVRVGALAIASFVAAAVLNNASGVSNALVIFLAALVIVDFVLRRTTYGRKVFAVGGGIEAARRAGINVPLIRITVFAISGGFAAIGGMFFAGQTASATLSAGGGNTLMLAIAAAVIGGTSLFGGRGSVWSALLGMLVIQSIQTGLDLLNMNTSIQYMITGAVLLGAVVIDSVSRRSQKAAGRA; encoded by the coding sequence GTGAGCGACACATCCAAGGTTTCCAAGACGCAGACCGTGGTCACCGATGACCCCACGGCCGCGTCGATCGCCACGGTCGACCCCCGTCTGCTGGTCCGCGAAGAGGGCTTCAAGGGCTACTGGACGGAGTTCACACGCAAGGTCAAGGGTGGTGAGCTGGGCTCGCTGCCGGTGGTGGTCGGCCTGATCGTCATCTGGACGATCTTCCAGCTGCAGAACGACCGCTTCCTCAGCGCCGACAACCTCTCGAACATCAGCTACTACATGTCGGCCACCGGCATGCTCGCCATCGGCCTGGTGTTCGTCCTGCTGCTCGGCGAGATCGACCTGTCGGTCGGTTCGGTCAGCGGTCTGGGCTCCACCCTGTTCGCGGTGTTCGTGGTTTCACACGGCATGAACCCCTGGCTGTCGCTGGTCCTCGCGGTCCTCACGGGTATCGGTATCGGCGCGCTGCAGGGCTGGTTCTTCGCGAAGATCGGCGTACCCGCCTTCGTGGTCACCCTGGCCGGCTTCCTCGGCTGGAACGGCCTGATGCTGTGGCTGCTGGGTTCCAGCGGCACCATCAACATCCCGTCCGACTCCGGTCCGGTCCACCTGCTCGGCCAGAGCTCGTTCTTCATGGACCAGGCCATCATCGGCGCCTACCTGCTGGCCGCCCTCGGTGTGGTGCTGATGCTCGTCGGCAACTTCAGCGAGCAGCGCCGCCGCAAGGCCGCGGGCGTGCCGTTCCGGCCGACCGCCGAGATCCTGGTGCGCGTCGGCGCGCTGGCGATCGCGTCCTTCGTCGCCGCGGCCGTGCTGAACAACGCCTCCGGTGTCTCCAACGCGCTGGTGATCTTCCTGGCGGCACTGGTGATCGTGGACTTCGTGCTGCGTCGTACGACGTACGGCCGCAAGGTGTTCGCGGTCGGCGGCGGCATCGAGGCCGCCCGCCGTGCCGGTATCAACGTGCCGCTGATCCGCATCACCGTGTTCGCCATCTCCGGTGGCTTCGCGGCGATCGGCGGTATGTTCTTCGCCGGCCAGACCGCGAGCGCGACGCTGAGCGCCGGTGGCGGCAACACCCTGATGCTCGCCATCGCCGCGGCGGTCATCGGCGGCACGTCGCTGTTCGGCGGCCGGGGCTCGGTCTGGTCCGCCCTGCTGGGCATGCTGGTCATCCAGTCGATCCAGACCGGCCTGGACCTGCTCAACATGAACACGTCCATCCAGTACATGATCACCGGCGCGGTCCTGCTGGGCGCCGTGGTCATCGACTCCGTGTCCCGCAGGAGCCAGAAGGCGGCCGGCCGCGCCTAG
- the dxs gene encoding 1-deoxy-D-xylulose-5-phosphate synthase, with translation MPLLTRIRGPRDLDRLSLEQLDQLAEEIRTFLVDAVSKTGGHLGPNLGVVELTIALHRVFESPKDRVLWDTGHQSYVHKLLTGRQDFSKLKMKGGLSGYPSQAESEHDVIENSHASTVLGWADGLAKANEILERDDHVVAVIGDGALTGGMAWEALNNIAAAKDRPLVIVVNDNERSYAPTIGGLANHLATLRTTDGYERFLARGKDLLERTPVVGRPLYETLHGAKKGLKDFIAPQGMFEDLGLKYVGPIDGHDIEALESALARAKRFGGPVIVHCLTEKGRGYQPALQDEADRFHGIGPIHPDTGLPIKASGADWTSVFGDEMVKLGKERGDIVAITAAMLQPVGLKKFADAFPERIYDVGIAEQHAAVSAAGLATGGLHPVFAVYATFLNRAFDQVLMDVALHRCGVTFVLDRAGVTGTDGASHNGMWDMSILQVVPGLRLAAPRDADQVRAQLREAVEVKDAPTVVRFSKGAVGPAVPAVGRVGGMDVLREPGTDTPDVLLVSVGALAPMCLEIASLLDKQGISTTVVDPRWVKPVDEAMSPLAERHRVVVTVEDNSRVGGVGSAIAQALRDAGVDVPLRDFGIPPRFLDHAARAEVMAEIGLTAPDIARQVTGLVSKLDGRFDRTAAGVDSVEPARD, from the coding sequence GTGCCGCTGCTGACCCGCATCAGGGGACCGCGCGATCTGGACCGGCTCAGCCTGGAGCAGCTGGACCAGCTGGCGGAGGAGATCCGGACCTTCCTCGTCGACGCGGTCTCCAAGACCGGCGGCCACCTCGGCCCCAACCTCGGTGTGGTCGAGCTGACCATCGCCCTGCACCGTGTCTTCGAGTCCCCGAAGGACAGGGTGCTGTGGGACACCGGCCATCAGTCCTATGTGCACAAGCTGCTCACCGGCCGTCAGGACTTCTCGAAGCTGAAGATGAAGGGCGGCCTGTCCGGCTACCCCTCGCAGGCCGAGTCCGAGCACGACGTCATCGAGAACAGCCACGCCTCCACGGTGCTCGGCTGGGCCGACGGCCTCGCGAAGGCCAACGAGATCCTCGAACGCGACGACCACGTGGTCGCCGTGATCGGTGACGGTGCGCTGACCGGCGGCATGGCCTGGGAGGCCCTCAACAACATCGCCGCCGCCAAGGACCGGCCCCTCGTCATCGTCGTCAACGACAACGAGCGGTCGTACGCACCGACCATCGGCGGGCTCGCCAACCACCTCGCGACGCTTCGTACGACCGATGGCTACGAGCGCTTCCTGGCCCGCGGCAAGGACCTCCTGGAGCGCACTCCGGTCGTCGGCAGGCCCCTCTACGAGACCCTGCACGGGGCGAAGAAGGGCCTCAAGGACTTCATCGCGCCCCAGGGCATGTTCGAGGACCTGGGCCTGAAGTACGTCGGCCCGATCGACGGCCACGACATCGAGGCCCTGGAGTCGGCGCTGGCGCGCGCCAAGCGGTTCGGCGGCCCGGTCATCGTGCACTGCCTCACCGAGAAGGGCCGCGGCTACCAGCCCGCCCTCCAGGACGAGGCCGACCGCTTCCACGGCATCGGGCCCATCCACCCCGACACGGGCCTGCCGATCAAGGCCTCGGGCGCCGACTGGACCTCGGTCTTCGGCGACGAGATGGTCAAGCTCGGCAAGGAGCGGGGGGACATCGTGGCCATCACGGCGGCGATGCTGCAGCCGGTCGGACTGAAGAAGTTCGCCGACGCCTTCCCGGAGCGGATCTACGACGTCGGCATCGCGGAGCAGCACGCCGCCGTGTCGGCGGCGGGCCTCGCCACCGGCGGACTGCACCCCGTCTTCGCCGTCTACGCCACCTTCCTCAACCGCGCCTTCGACCAGGTCCTGATGGACGTCGCCCTGCACAGGTGCGGGGTCACCTTCGTCCTGGACCGGGCCGGCGTCACCGGCACCGACGGCGCCTCCCACAACGGCATGTGGGACATGTCGATCCTGCAGGTCGTGCCCGGCCTCAGGCTCGCCGCCCCGCGCGACGCCGACCAGGTCCGCGCCCAGCTGCGCGAGGCCGTCGAGGTCAAGGACGCGCCGACCGTGGTCCGCTTCTCCAAGGGCGCCGTCGGCCCCGCCGTACCCGCCGTGGGACGCGTGGGCGGCATGGACGTCCTGCGCGAGCCGGGGACGGACACGCCCGACGTGCTCCTCGTCTCCGTGGGCGCCCTGGCTCCCATGTGCCTGGAGATCGCCTCCCTGCTCGACAAGCAGGGCATCTCCACCACCGTCGTCGACCCGCGCTGGGTCAAGCCCGTCGACGAGGCCATGTCGCCCCTCGCGGAGCGGCACCGCGTGGTCGTCACCGTCGAGGACAACAGCCGTGTCGGCGGCGTCGGTTCGGCGATCGCGCAGGCCTTGCGGGACGCGGGCGTCGACGTCCCGCTGCGCGACTTCGGCATCCCGCCGCGCTTCCTCGACCACGCCGCCCGCGCCGAGGTCATGGCGGAGATCGGCCTCACGGCCCCCGACATCGCCCGCCAGGTCACCGGGCTGGTCTCCAAGCTGGACGGCAGGTTCGACCGTACGGCGGCCGGGGTCGACTCGGTGGAGCCCGCGCGCGACTGA
- a CDS encoding amino acid permease, with amino-acid sequence MSSTLFRTKKVEQSILDTEEPEHALKKSLSALDLTVFGVGVIIGTGIFVLTGTVAKNNAGPAVALAFVVAGVVCALAAICYAEFASTVPVAGSAYTFSYASLGELPAWIIGWDLVLEFALGTAVVAVGWSGYIASLLDNAGWHLPDALSGREGANGFGFDVLAAALVLVLTVILVLGTKLSARVTAVVVAIKVTVVLTVIVAGAFFINGDNYDPFIPKSQTVEAGGSLQAPLIELMFGWAPSNFGVLGIFTAASVVFFAFIGFDVVATAAEETRNPQRDMPRGIIGSLVICTTLYVAVSIVVTGMQHYTKLSVDAPLADAFKATGHPWFSGFISFGAAVGLTTVCMILLLGQTRVFFAMSRDGLLPRFFSHVHPRFKTPYRPTILLGVIIAILAGFTSLSELAELVNIGTLFAFIVVAIGVIILRNTRPDLPRSFRTPLVPFLPIVSVLASLWLMLNLPAETWLRFGIWMVVGFVVYFFYGRTHSRLARPEATPRPQER; translated from the coding sequence ATGAGCAGCACCCTCTTCCGGACGAAGAAGGTCGAGCAGTCCATCCTCGATACCGAGGAGCCAGAGCATGCGCTGAAGAAATCCCTCTCCGCGCTGGATCTGACCGTCTTCGGCGTCGGCGTCATCATCGGCACCGGCATCTTCGTCCTCACCGGCACGGTGGCCAAGAACAACGCCGGTCCCGCCGTCGCCCTGGCCTTCGTCGTGGCCGGCGTCGTCTGCGCGCTGGCCGCCATCTGCTACGCCGAGTTCGCCTCCACGGTCCCGGTGGCCGGCTCCGCGTACACCTTCTCGTACGCGTCCCTGGGCGAACTGCCCGCCTGGATCATCGGCTGGGACCTGGTGCTGGAGTTCGCGCTCGGCACGGCGGTGGTCGCCGTCGGCTGGTCCGGGTACATCGCCTCCCTGCTGGACAACGCGGGCTGGCACCTGCCGGACGCGCTGAGCGGCAGAGAGGGGGCGAACGGGTTCGGCTTCGACGTCCTCGCCGCCGCCCTCGTCCTGGTGCTGACCGTCATCCTCGTTCTCGGCACGAAGCTCTCGGCGCGGGTCACCGCCGTCGTGGTCGCCATCAAGGTGACCGTCGTCCTGACCGTGATCGTCGCGGGCGCCTTCTTCATCAACGGCGACAACTACGACCCGTTCATCCCGAAGTCGCAGACGGTCGAGGCGGGCGGGAGCCTGCAAGCCCCCCTCATCGAGCTGATGTTCGGCTGGGCGCCGTCCAACTTCGGCGTGTTGGGCATCTTCACCGCGGCCTCCGTCGTCTTCTTCGCGTTCATCGGCTTCGACGTCGTGGCCACCGCCGCCGAGGAGACGAGGAACCCGCAGCGGGACATGCCGCGCGGCATCATCGGCTCGCTCGTCATCTGCACCACGCTCTACGTCGCCGTGTCGATCGTCGTCACCGGCATGCAGCACTACACCAAGCTGTCCGTGGACGCCCCGCTCGCCGACGCCTTCAAGGCCACGGGACACCCGTGGTTCTCGGGCTTCATCAGCTTCGGCGCCGCAGTCGGCCTGACCACCGTCTGCATGATCCTTCTGCTCGGCCAGACCAGGGTCTTCTTCGCGATGAGCCGCGACGGACTGCTGCCGCGCTTCTTCTCCCACGTCCACCCGCGGTTCAAGACCCCGTACCGGCCGACCATCCTGCTCGGCGTGATCATCGCGATCCTCGCCGGCTTCACCAGCCTGAGCGAACTCGCGGAACTGGTGAACATCGGCACGCTCTTCGCGTTCATCGTCGTCGCGATCGGCGTGATCATCCTCCGCAACACCCGACCGGACCTGCCCCGCTCCTTCCGCACCCCGCTGGTCCCGTTCCTGCCGATCGTGTCGGTGCTGGCCTCGCTGTGGCTGATGCTGAACCTGCCCGCCGAGACCTGGCTGCGGTTCGGCATCTGGATGGTCGTCGGCTTCGTCGTGTACTTCTTCTACGGCCGCACCCACAGCCGCCTCGCACGACCCGAGGCAACGCCCCGACCGCAGGAGCGATAG
- a CDS encoding NTP pyrophosphohydrolase, translating into MDDRSPLLVIVDAANVIGSVPDGWWRDRRGAAERLRDRLAADGLPGHAGPVEIVLVVEGAARGVETVPGVRVESAPGSGDDHMVDLVADAGERPVLVVTADRELRRRVQELGADVTGPRTVRPT; encoded by the coding sequence ATGGACGACCGCTCCCCCCTGCTCGTGATCGTCGACGCCGCGAACGTCATCGGGTCGGTCCCCGACGGCTGGTGGCGCGACCGACGGGGCGCCGCGGAACGCCTCCGCGACCGGCTGGCCGCCGACGGCCTCCCGGGTCACGCGGGCCCCGTGGAGATCGTGCTGGTGGTGGAGGGGGCGGCGCGCGGCGTGGAGACGGTCCCCGGCGTGCGGGTCGAGTCGGCGCCGGGCAGCGGGGACGACCACATGGTCGACCTGGTGGCGGACGCGGGCGAGCGCCCCGTACTGGTGGTGACGGCGGACCGGGAACTGCGACGGCGCGTGCAGGAACTGGGCGCGGACGTGACGGGCCCACGGACCGTCAGGCCGACCTGA
- a CDS encoding NAD(P)-dependent oxidoreductase, which produces MTDQLTVSVLGTGIMGAAMARNLARAGHSVRAWNRTRAKAEPLVADGAHVADSPAEAVEGADVVLTILHDGPAALDVMREAAPALRPGAAWVQSTTVGIEGIGELAAFAREHGLVFYDAPVLGTRQPAEAGRLTVLAAGPVEGRGAVEPVFDAVGVRTLWTGEDGAQGSATRLKLVANSWVIAATAATGEVLALAQALGVDPHDFFDLIADGPLDMGYLRAKAELVLGDRLTPAQFAVATAAKDARLIVEAGQSNGVRLDVAAASAERMERAAAQGHADEDMVAAYFASFDEKRAD; this is translated from the coding sequence ATGACCGATCAGCTCACCGTGAGTGTCCTCGGAACGGGCATCATGGGCGCCGCGATGGCCCGTAACCTCGCCCGCGCCGGACACTCCGTCCGCGCCTGGAACCGCACCCGGGCCAAGGCCGAGCCGCTGGTCGCCGACGGCGCCCATGTCGCCGACTCCCCCGCCGAGGCCGTCGAGGGCGCCGACGTCGTCCTGACCATCCTGCACGACGGTCCGGCCGCCCTGGACGTCATGCGCGAGGCGGCGCCCGCCCTGCGGCCCGGCGCCGCCTGGGTGCAGTCGACCACCGTCGGCATCGAGGGGATCGGCGAGCTGGCCGCCTTCGCCCGCGAGCACGGGCTGGTCTTCTACGACGCCCCCGTGCTCGGTACCCGCCAGCCCGCGGAGGCCGGCCGGCTGACCGTGCTGGCCGCCGGGCCCGTCGAGGGCCGCGGGGCGGTGGAGCCGGTGTTCGACGCGGTCGGCGTCCGGACGCTGTGGACCGGCGAGGACGGGGCGCAGGGCAGCGCGACCCGGCTGAAGCTGGTGGCCAACAGCTGGGTGATCGCCGCGACCGCGGCCACCGGCGAGGTCCTCGCCCTGGCGCAGGCACTCGGCGTCGACCCGCACGACTTCTTCGACCTCATCGCCGACGGCCCGCTCGACATGGGCTATCTCAGGGCCAAGGCGGAACTGGTCCTGGGCGACCGGCTCACTCCGGCCCAGTTCGCGGTGGCCACGGCGGCGAAGGACGCCCGTCTCATCGTCGAGGCGGGCCAGAGCAACGGGGTCCGCCTGGACGTCGCCGCGGCGAGCGCGGAGCGCATGGAGCGGGCCGCCGCACAGGGCCATGCCGACGAGGACATGGTCGCGGCGTACTTCGCCAGTTTCGACGAGAAGCGGGCCGACTGA
- a CDS encoding cellulose binding domain-containing protein, whose product MASTRRRQQPRRRVWPKVKLFLLVAVGAAGATALYPIWKKAHPDPPELTLRYRTATPATAAAAEPSLEVFNESKKPLPLSAVTLRYYFTADDGSYAFNCVQAAFGCSG is encoded by the coding sequence GTGGCGTCCACCCGCCGCCGCCAACAACCCCGACGTCGGGTGTGGCCCAAGGTCAAGCTGTTCCTTCTCGTTGCCGTTGGGGCGGCGGGCGCCACGGCGCTGTATCCGATCTGGAAGAAGGCGCACCCGGACCCGCCCGAGCTGACCCTCCGGTACCGGACGGCGACCCCCGCGACGGCCGCGGCGGCCGAGCCCTCGCTGGAAGTCTTCAACGAGTCGAAGAAGCCGCTGCCGCTGAGCGCGGTGACGCTGCGGTACTACTTCACGGCGGACGACGGCTCGTACGCCTTCAACTGCGTCCAGGCCGCCTTCGGCTGCTCCGGGTAG
- a CDS encoding 3-hydroxyacyl-CoA dehydrogenase NAD-binding domain-containing protein yields the protein MSTTELLKGAAELFPDEVVTSAHVRHLDLPFGAGRFALVTLDNGFDHTKPTTFGPASLANLNTAIDQVEKEAAAGEIVGVGITGKPFIFAVGADLKGVELLKEHKDALAIGKGGHEVFKRLAGIAVPTFAYYNGAAMGGGVEVGLHCAYRTVSKALPAFSLPEVFLGLVPGWGGCTLLPNLIGADKAVSVIIENSLNQNKQLKGQQVFDLGIADAIFEGADFLEQSLIWTANVLKGDVKVERPVIDRGEAWDQAVAKGRFIADSKVHGAAPAAYRALDIIAAAKNGDLQQGYDAEDQALADLIMGGELRAGIYAFNLVQKRGKRPAGAPDKNLARPVTKVGVVGAGLMASQLALLFLRRLEVPVVLTDIDQERVDKGVGYVHTEIEKLLGKGRINQDKANRLKALVTGVLDKAEGFSDADFIIEAVFEEIGVKQQVFAEVEAVAPAHAILATNTSSLSISEMASKLKNPERVVGFHFFNPVAILPLLEIVRGEQTDDASLATAFAVAKKLKKTAVLVKDAPAFVVNRILTRFMGEIQNVIDEGTPVEVAEKAVEPLGLPMSPLVLLELVGPAIGLHVSETLNRAFPDRFTVSPNLAAVVKAGKRGFYVYDSGKPELDPEVAALLKQGDSVLTEEQVRDRVLDAVAQEIGLMLDEGVVAEAQDIDLCLITGAGWPFHLGGITPYLDREGVSERVNGKKFLAPGLASVPA from the coding sequence GTGAGCACCACCGAACTCCTGAAGGGCGCGGCCGAGCTGTTCCCCGACGAGGTCGTGACGTCCGCGCACGTACGCCACCTCGACCTGCCGTTCGGCGCGGGGCGCTTCGCGCTCGTCACGCTGGACAACGGCTTCGACCACACCAAGCCGACCACCTTCGGCCCGGCCTCGCTCGCGAACCTCAACACCGCGATCGACCAGGTCGAGAAGGAGGCCGCGGCCGGCGAGATCGTCGGTGTAGGCATCACCGGCAAGCCGTTCATCTTCGCGGTCGGCGCCGACCTCAAGGGCGTCGAGCTCCTCAAGGAGCACAAGGACGCGCTCGCCATCGGCAAGGGCGGCCACGAGGTGTTCAAGCGCCTCGCGGGCATCGCGGTGCCGACCTTCGCGTACTACAACGGCGCGGCGATGGGCGGTGGCGTCGAGGTCGGTCTGCACTGCGCGTACCGGACCGTCTCCAAGGCCCTCCCGGCGTTCTCGCTCCCCGAGGTCTTCCTCGGCCTGGTCCCCGGCTGGGGCGGCTGCACGCTGCTGCCGAACCTGATCGGCGCCGACAAGGCCGTCTCGGTGATCATCGAGAACAGCCTCAACCAGAACAAGCAGCTCAAGGGTCAGCAGGTCTTCGACCTGGGGATCGCCGACGCCATCTTCGAGGGCGCCGACTTCCTGGAGCAGTCGCTGATCTGGACCGCGAACGTCCTCAAGGGCGACGTCAAGGTCGAGCGCCCGGTCATCGACCGCGGTGAGGCCTGGGACCAGGCCGTCGCCAAGGGCCGTTTCATCGCGGACTCCAAGGTGCACGGGGCCGCTCCGGCCGCCTACCGCGCGCTCGACATCATCGCCGCCGCCAAGAACGGCGACCTGCAGCAGGGCTACGACGCCGAGGACCAGGCCCTCGCGGACCTGATCATGGGTGGCGAACTGCGCGCCGGTATCTACGCGTTCAACCTGGTGCAGAAGCGCGGCAAGCGTCCGGCCGGTGCGCCGGACAAGAACCTGGCGCGTCCGGTCACCAAGGTCGGCGTCGTCGGCGCGGGCCTCATGGCCTCGCAGCTCGCCCTCCTCTTCCTGCGTCGCCTGGAGGTGCCGGTCGTCCTGACCGACATCGACCAGGAGCGCGTCGACAAGGGTGTGGGCTACGTCCACACCGAGATCGAGAAGCTGCTCGGTAAGGGCCGTATCAACCAGGACAAGGCCAACCGCCTCAAGGCACTGGTCACCGGTGTGCTGGACAAGGCCGAGGGCTTCTCCGACGCCGACTTCATCATCGAGGCCGTCTTCGAGGAGATCGGCGTCAAGCAGCAGGTGTTCGCGGAGGTCGAGGCGGTCGCTCCGGCGCACGCGATCCTCGCCACCAACACCTCCTCGCTGTCGATCTCCGAGATGGCGTCGAAGCTGAAGAACCCCGAGCGGGTCGTGGGCTTCCACTTCTTCAACCCGGTCGCGATCCTCCCGCTGCTGGAGATCGTCCGCGGCGAGCAGACGGACGACGCCTCGCTGGCCACGGCCTTCGCCGTCGCCAAGAAGCTGAAGAAGACCGCGGTGCTGGTCAAGGACGCCCCGGCGTTCGTCGTGAACCGCATCCTCACCCGCTTCATGGGCGAGATCCAGAACGTCATCGACGAGGGCACCCCGGTCGAGGTCGCCGAGAAGGCCGTAGAGCCGCTCGGTCTGCCGATGTCCCCGCTCGTGCTCCTGGAGCTGGTCGGTCCCGCGATCGGCCTGCACGTCTCGGAGACCCTCAACCGGGCCTTCCCGGACCGCTTCACGGTCTCCCCGAACCTCGCGGCCGTCGTCAAGGCGGGCAAGCGCGGCTTCTACGTGTACGACAGCGGGAAGCCGGAGCTGGACCCGGAGGTCGCCGCGCTGCTGAAGCAGGGTGACTCCGTCCTGACCGAGGAGCAGGTCCGTGACCGCGTCCTGGACGCGGTGGCGCAGGAGATCGGGCTCATGCTCGACGAGGGCGTCGTCGCCGAGGCCCAGGACATCGACCTTTGCCTGATCACGGGCGCCGGCTGGCCCTTCCACCTGGGCGGCATCACGCCGTACCTGGACCGCGAGGGTGTCTCCGAGCGCGTGAACGGCAAGAAGTTCCTGGCCCCGGGTCTCGCGAGCGTCCCGGCGTAA
- a CDS encoding thiolase family protein — translation MPRTVRDVVFVDGVRTPFGKAGPKGIYHETRADDLVVKAIRELLRRNPGLDPKKIDEVAIAATTQIGDQGLTLGRTAGILAGLPQSVPGYSIDRMCAGALTAVTSVAGSIAFGAYDAVIAGGVEHMGRHPMGEGVDPNPRFVSEKLVDESALFMGMTAENLHDRYPHITKLRADEYAVRSQEKAAKAYANGKIQADLVPISVRRTNPEAGETGWGLVTADEPMRPGTTLENLSGLKTPFRVHGRVTAGNAAGLNDGATASIIASEDFARENNLPVKMRLVSYAFVGVEPEVMGYGPIPATEKALAKAGLSIGDIDLFEINEAFAIQVLAFLDHYGIADDDARVNQYGGAIAYGHPLASSGVRLMTQLARQFEEQPEVRYGLTTMCVGFGMGATVIWENPHHKDAGGNK, via the coding sequence GTGCCTCGTACCGTCAGGGACGTCGTCTTCGTCGACGGCGTCCGCACCCCGTTCGGCAAGGCGGGCCCGAAGGGCATCTACCACGAGACCCGTGCCGACGACCTCGTCGTGAAGGCGATCCGGGAGCTGCTGCGCCGCAACCCCGGTCTCGACCCGAAGAAGATCGACGAGGTCGCCATCGCCGCGACCACGCAGATCGGTGACCAGGGTCTGACGCTGGGCCGCACGGCCGGCATCCTGGCCGGGCTGCCGCAGTCGGTCCCGGGCTACTCCATCGACCGCATGTGTGCCGGTGCGCTGACCGCCGTCACCAGCGTCGCGGGCTCCATCGCCTTCGGCGCGTACGACGCCGTCATCGCCGGCGGTGTCGAGCACATGGGCCGCCACCCGATGGGCGAGGGCGTGGACCCGAACCCGCGGTTCGTGAGCGAGAAGCTGGTCGACGAGTCCGCCCTGTTCATGGGCATGACCGCGGAGAACCTGCACGACCGCTACCCGCACATCACCAAGCTGCGCGCCGACGAGTACGCCGTGCGCTCGCAGGAAAAGGCCGCCAAGGCGTACGCCAACGGCAAGATCCAGGCCGACCTGGTCCCGATCTCCGTACGCCGGACGAACCCGGAGGCCGGTGAGACGGGCTGGGGCCTGGTCACCGCCGACGAGCCCATGCGCCCGGGTACGACCCTGGAGAACCTCTCCGGTCTCAAGACCCCGTTCCGCGTGCACGGCCGGGTCACCGCCGGTAACGCGGCCGGTCTGAACGACGGCGCCACCGCCTCGATCATCGCGAGCGAGGACTTCGCCCGCGAGAACAACCTGCCGGTCAAGATGCGCCTGGTCTCGTACGCCTTCGTGGGCGTCGAGCCGGAGGTCATGGGCTACGGCCCGATCCCGGCCACCGAGAAGGCCCTCGCCAAGGCCGGTCTGTCGATCGGGGACATCGACCTCTTCGAGATCAACGAAGCCTTCGCCATCCAGGTCCTGGCCTTCCTCGACCACTACGGCATCGCCGACGACGACGCGCGCGTCAACCAGTACGGCGGCGCCATCGCGTACGGCCACCCGCTCGCCTCCTCCGGCGTCCGTCTGATGACGCAGCTGGCCCGCCAGTTCGAGGAGCAGCCGGAGGTCCGCTACGGCCTCACCACCATGTGCGTCGGCTTCGGCATGGGCGCCACGGTCATCTGGGAGAACCCGCACCACAAGGACGCCGGAGGCAACAAGTGA